TATTGATAGGGTAATGATCAACATAGCCGCTACACCACCGATAACTCCTGCCTTGTTGTTCATGGCGACATTTGTCATAATGGTTAACATGGTGCAAATCGGAACAACTAGTAAAGTTACCCAAAAGGCTCCATGAAATAAAGTGTTTAAGAGGAAAAAGACAAGGGCGTAAAAACCGCCAATACTATTTCCTAAGATACGCGAAGTTCCAAAATGGACACTCTTATCAAAGCTTTCTCGTAAACTGAAGACCGCTGTCAACGCTCCAATTTGAAGCCCCTTCCAGCCAAAAAAACCAAAAATCAAGAGAACTATAAATACGGCAATCCCTGTTTTGAAGGTTCGCATACCAAGCTTGAACTGTGACTTATCAAATTTATATTTTTTAAAATAACTCATAATCTCAACTTTCTACTACCATTTTAACATAAATTAGTTGATTTTATGAGTGAAAATCAATAGGAAGCGTTTTTAATTTAGGGCTATAAAAAAGAGGAAACAGAGTTCCTCTTTTCTATTTAACTTTCAGAGCTTACTTGCTTTCGTCTTCTTTACGTTTCAACTGACCAAGTCCTAAAACTCCTACTAAAGCTGCTAGACCAAGATATGGCATGTAGCTTGAATCATTTGTACCTGTTTGAGGTAGAGTAGGGTTACCTTTTGGATTTGGAGTAGGAGTTGTTGGCTCCTCTGGTTTCTTAGGTTCTGGCGTTGTCGTGCGAACTGTATTTGAAGCATAAGCAACTTTGTTCACAGTATTTACATAGGTATTTTCAAAGGTTCCGACAGCAATTCGTTTCATTTGAATATAAGTCTCAGCCTGGAATGGAGAATCCAACTGAATCTCTTGAAGGAATTCTTCCTTGAAGCGAATTGTAATCATTCCCTTATCTTGATTATGTTCAACCTGTGTTTCAGCTGTTAAGTCTGTCCCTGCCTTAATAACACGACCGTCTTTCAATCGGATATCAACCTTGGCAAGAACTTTATAGTTTCCAGTGTATTGATCACCTTTTTGGTCATAATCATCTACAAAACTATAGTCATTCAAGTCCTCAGAATGATTTTGTGGAATCAAACCA
The sequence above is a segment of the Streptococcus oralis ATCC 35037 genome. Coding sequences within it:
- a CDS encoding FUSC family protein, whose protein sequence is MSYFKKYKFDKSQFKLGMRTFKTGIAVFIVLLIFGFFGWKGLQIGALTAVFSLRESFDKSVHFGTSRILGNSIGGFYALVFFLLNTLFHGAFWVTLLVVPICTMLTIMTNVAMNNKAGVIGGVAAMLIITLSIPSGETFLYVFARVFETFMGVFVAILVNYDIEQLKLFWEKKRK